From one uncultured Paludibacter sp. genomic stretch:
- a CDS encoding Potassium efflux system KefA protein, translating to MGNKTLKEILDFSLIDLGDKFTLTVMDVIELALVILITLVVLYLIKKAIYKSKRLELGKKYSLNNLIRYIFYILSLSIILNIFGFSIKYVMAGSAALLVGIGLGLQNLFSDFVSGIVILIDSSIKVGDVLDVDGLVCQVEEINLRTTLVLTRDDKYILLPNTLLTRNKIVNWTHTNTASRFEVSVGVDYSSDVNLVMRLIKEVCMAQEDVLKQPEPFVRFNDFGNSSLDFTVYFWATNVFRVENIKSEIRVGIFKAFSENNITIPFPQRVLHFENKEDISQKSVNG from the coding sequence ATGGGAAACAAAACACTAAAGGAAATTTTAGATTTTTCGCTAATAGATTTGGGAGATAAATTTACTCTTACAGTGATGGATGTAATAGAACTGGCATTAGTCATTCTAATTACTTTAGTTGTATTATATTTAATAAAGAAAGCCATTTATAAATCTAAAAGACTTGAACTCGGAAAGAAATATTCCCTTAACAATCTCATTCGTTATATTTTTTATATCCTTTCTTTATCCATTATCCTTAATATTTTTGGTTTCAGTATTAAATATGTAATGGCAGGTTCTGCCGCTTTGTTGGTAGGAATAGGATTAGGTTTGCAAAATCTTTTTAGTGATTTTGTTTCCGGCATTGTTATTCTTATCGATTCATCCATCAAGGTAGGCGATGTGCTCGATGTGGATGGATTAGTTTGTCAGGTGGAAGAAATTAATCTGCGGACTACGCTCGTACTTACACGTGACGACAAATATATTTTATTACCAAACACGCTTTTAACGAGAAATAAAATAGTTAATTGGACACATACAAATACCGCTTCGCGTTTTGAAGTGAGTGTTGGTGTAGATTATTCTTCTGATGTAAATTTGGTAATGAGATTGATAAAGGAAGTATGCATGGCTCAGGAAGATGTGTTGAAACAACCTGAACCTTTTGTGCGTTTCAATGATTTTGGCAATTCTTCGCTGGATTTCACCGTTTATTTCTGGGCAACAAATGTTTTTCGGGTTGAAAATATTAAGAGTGAAATAAGGGTGGGCATTTTCAAAGCATTTAGCGAAAATAATATCACTATTCCTTTTCCGCAGCGTGTATTACACTTTGAAAATAAGGAAGATATTTCTCAAAAATCAGTTAACGGTTAG
- a CDS encoding Small-conductance mechanosensitive channel — protein sequence MTDLINALSSESNGIKSILVIIILFVVSFAILFLINKLVFNRLKKIASRTKNHIDDYIIKLFQSPILWILFSILFMFFAPHFIKRIPSLSFLDNLASIMLPLSVGWLLIQTIRAFSKYFQNKYNMIIDDNLYARSRITQIKMFESIIIFLFAIIFIAIALMSIEGARTLGKSILTSAGVLGIIVGLAAQKTVGQVLSGIQIALTQPVKIDDVVIIEGEYGKIEEIKLTYIVIKIWDERRMIVPIDYFLNNPIENWTNKTANIIGKIYLYVSYNLPLEPIREKLQTLLENNTKWDGRVQSIQVTDSKEWFKEIRIILSSSNSSDNWDLRVEVREKLIDFINENYPNSFATVQFNGKNLTVN from the coding sequence ATGACAGATTTAATCAACGCGCTTTCGAGTGAAAGTAACGGAATTAAAAGCATTCTTGTAATCATTATTCTTTTTGTAGTTTCTTTCGCTATTCTTTTTCTAATCAATAAATTAGTATTCAACAGATTAAAAAAGATTGCTTCAAGAACCAAAAATCATATTGACGATTACATCATAAAATTGTTTCAATCTCCTATCTTATGGATATTGTTTTCAATTTTATTTATGTTTTTCGCTCCACATTTTATAAAACGGATTCCATCGTTGTCCTTTTTGGATAATTTGGCAAGTATTATGCTTCCATTATCTGTGGGATGGCTTTTGATACAGACAATAAGAGCGTTCTCAAAATACTTTCAGAACAAATACAATATGATTATTGATGATAATCTCTATGCGCGTTCGCGAATTACCCAAATTAAAATGTTTGAAAGTATTATCATTTTTCTATTTGCCATTATTTTTATTGCTATTGCATTGATGTCTATAGAAGGTGCAAGAACATTGGGAAAAAGCATCCTTACTTCTGCGGGTGTGCTCGGGATTATTGTTGGTTTAGCAGCACAAAAAACTGTAGGTCAAGTACTTTCAGGAATTCAAATAGCTCTAACACAACCTGTAAAAATAGACGACGTGGTCATTATTGAAGGAGAATACGGAAAAATTGAAGAAATAAAACTAACTTACATTGTGATAAAAATATGGGACGAAAGACGTATGATTGTACCCATAGATTATTTTTTAAATAACCCGATTGAAAATTGGACAAATAAAACGGCGAATATTATTGGTAAAATCTATTTGTATGTATCATATAACTTACCATTAGAACCGATTCGGGAAAAGCTACAAACGCTTTTAGAAAACAACACAAAATGGGACGGACGCGTTCAAAGCATACAAGTAACAGACAGCAAAGAGTGGTTCAAAGAAATACGTATTATCCTTAGCAGCAGTAACTCTTCTGACAATTGGGACTTACGCGTAGAAGTAAGGGAAAAACTCATTGATTTTATCAATGAAAATTATCCTAATTCATTTGCAACCGTTCAATTTAACGGTAAAAATCTAACCGTTAACTGA
- a CDS encoding conserved hypothetical protein (Evidence 4 : Unknown function but conserved in other organisms) — translation MKIIIIANRLPVKMQKKNEKFVVNRSEGGLATGLGSLETKAEKVWIGWPGVYTDDEKEKKVITQKLSKLKYYPVFLSKEHIEKYYEGYSNSTIWPLCHYFFSFIQYKTEYWETYKEVNRIFCEAALPYIEDDDIVWVQDYQLMLLPKMLRDNNANVNIGYFHHIPFPSYELFRVLPEREEVLEGLLGADLIGFHTHDYMRHFISAIYRVLDLNCNLDEIRLQDRVVHIDAFPMGINYEQYHNASKKPEVIKKAKLLKRKMGDQTTILSVDRLDYSKGILHRLNGFAQFLKNHPEFHEKVSLAMIVVPSRDEVHWYADLKAKIEQTIGQINGMYSTMGWTPIYYFYRSFNFNELIAMYYNAEVALVTPLRDGMNLVAKEYLATQRENTAVLILSEMAGAANELTDAIIINPNDSQEIENALVQALSMSDKEKGERLTRMQQYISTHDVKKWAKDFINEMISIKNQNESINQKIIGKKQLSEIKQQYDSASSRLFFLDYDGTLAPFVKNPTDATPSKRLLTLIKELTNDPKNKVIINSGRNCDILDKWFGELNIDFAAEHGAFYKENGKWHQNLKKKQVWSDEIVDIIQRTIDKTPHSSMEIKDAALVWHFRKVDIWLAELRENQLINELMIPCARQNLQIVRGNKIVEIKSPEFNKGSEINRRLAKHKYDFVLAIGDDTTDEDMFRALPENGISIKVGNFSENASYRLPLQSLVIPFFEKLIKT, via the coding sequence ATGAAGATTATTATAATAGCCAACAGACTTCCCGTTAAGATGCAGAAAAAAAATGAAAAGTTTGTTGTAAATAGAAGCGAAGGAGGACTTGCAACCGGTTTAGGTTCTTTAGAAACTAAAGCTGAAAAAGTTTGGATTGGGTGGCCCGGAGTATACACCGATGATGAAAAAGAAAAAAAAGTTATCACTCAAAAACTATCCAAACTGAAATATTATCCGGTATTCTTATCAAAAGAACATATTGAAAAATATTACGAAGGATACAGCAATAGTACTATATGGCCTCTTTGTCATTATTTCTTTTCTTTTATTCAATACAAAACAGAATATTGGGAAACATACAAAGAGGTCAACCGTATTTTTTGCGAGGCGGCTTTACCTTATATTGAGGATGATGATATTGTTTGGGTGCAAGATTATCAACTAATGTTACTCCCAAAAATGCTGCGAGATAATAATGCGAATGTTAATATCGGTTATTTTCATCACATTCCTTTTCCATCTTACGAACTCTTTCGCGTGTTGCCCGAACGTGAAGAAGTATTGGAAGGTTTACTTGGAGCCGATTTAATAGGTTTTCATACACACGATTATATGCGCCATTTTATTAGCGCCATTTATAGAGTACTGGATTTAAACTGTAATTTGGATGAAATACGTTTGCAAGATCGCGTAGTACATATAGATGCTTTCCCTATGGGAATTAATTACGAGCAATATCACAACGCCTCAAAAAAACCTGAAGTAATAAAAAAAGCCAAACTTCTGAAACGAAAAATGGGCGACCAAACTACTATTCTTTCCGTAGATAGATTGGATTATAGCAAAGGCATTTTACATCGTCTAAATGGTTTTGCCCAATTTTTGAAAAATCATCCCGAATTTCATGAAAAAGTTTCATTAGCAATGATTGTAGTGCCATCACGTGATGAAGTACATTGGTATGCGGATTTAAAAGCAAAAATTGAACAAACGATCGGACAAATCAATGGAATGTATTCTACAATGGGATGGACGCCAATCTATTATTTTTATCGTTCATTCAATTTTAATGAATTAATTGCTATGTATTATAATGCTGAAGTGGCATTAGTAACGCCATTACGCGATGGTATGAATTTAGTTGCCAAAGAGTATTTGGCAACGCAACGTGAAAATACCGCCGTATTGATATTAAGCGAAATGGCTGGAGCCGCTAATGAATTGACTGATGCCATTATAATAAATCCAAACGATTCTCAGGAAATTGAAAATGCTCTCGTTCAAGCCCTTTCGATGAGCGACAAAGAAAAAGGTGAACGATTAACCCGAATGCAACAATACATTTCCACACACGACGTAAAAAAATGGGCAAAAGACTTTATCAATGAAATGATTTCCATCAAAAATCAAAACGAAAGTATAAATCAGAAAATCATTGGTAAAAAGCAACTTAGTGAAATAAAACAACAATACGACAGCGCTTCATCACGTTTGTTTTTTCTCGATTACGATGGCACACTTGCTCCATTTGTGAAGAATCCTACCGATGCAACACCTTCTAAACGTCTTTTGACTTTGATAAAAGAGTTAACAAACGATCCAAAAAATAAAGTAATTATTAACAGTGGACGCAATTGCGATATATTAGACAAATGGTTTGGGGAATTAAATATTGATTTTGCAGCAGAACATGGCGCGTTTTACAAAGAAAATGGAAAATGGCACCAAAATTTGAAAAAGAAACAAGTTTGGAGTGATGAAATTGTGGATATAATACAACGCACCATTGATAAAACGCCACATTCTTCAATGGAAATAAAAGATGCCGCTTTGGTTTGGCATTTCAGAAAAGTAGATATATGGTTAGCAGAACTCCGTGAAAATCAGTTAATTAATGAATTAATGATTCCTTGCGCTCGGCAAAACCTGCAAATAGTACGCGGAAACAAAATTGTGGAAATAAAATCGCCGGAATTTAACAAGGGAAGTGAAATAAACAGAAGGTTGGCAAAACATAAATACGACTTTGTACTCGCCATTGGCGATGATACGACTGATGAAGATATGTTCCGAGCATTACCTGAAAACGGCATCAGCATTAAAGTTGGTAATTTTTCTGAAAATGCGTCCTACAGACTACCTTTGCAATCATTAGTAATACCTTTTTTTGAAAAGTTGATAAAAACCTAA